In Onychostoma macrolepis isolate SWU-2019 chromosome 14, ASM1243209v1, whole genome shotgun sequence, a single window of DNA contains:
- the cdx1a gene encoding homeobox protein CDX-1a, whose product MSVSFLLDAAMYGNPARHLNLGQPHLNVYPPASYADYSGYPSGPALGGDLHHTGGAWSTGFGPGSRDDWPPLYGHGTGHPLPEVNGIPPVEQGMLSGVPSAPVEREEPPDWMRRSAPPANTGGKTRTKDKYRVVYSDVQRLELEKEFHFSRYITIRRKAELAVALSLSERQVKIWFQNRRAKERKINKKRLQQAQQSSSSTPVSANTAMVSSTNNGLMTDNISTSIKEEY is encoded by the exons ATGTCCGTGAGCTTCCTGCTGGACGCGGCCATGTACGGCAACCCCGCGAGACACCTGAACCTCGGCCAGCCGCACCTGAACGTGTACCCACCCGCCTCGTACGCGGACTACAGCGGGTACCCCTCGGGTCCGGCGCTCGGGGGCGACCTGCACCACACCGGCGGCGCCTGGAGTACCGGCTTCGGCCCCGGCTCGCGCGACGACTGGCCGCCGCTCTACGGCCACGGGACGGGTCACCCGCTCCCGGAGGTCAACGGCATTCCGCCGGTGGAGCAGGGGATGCTGAGCGGAGTTCCGAGCGCGCCGGTGGAGAGAGAGGAGCCTCCGGACTGGATGAGACGCTCCGCGCCTCCCGCGAACACGG GAGGAAAGACCCGGACGAAGGACAAATACAGAGTGGTTTACAGTGACGTCCAGCGCCTGGAGCTGGAGAAGGAATTTCATTTTAGCCGCTACATCACCATCAGACGGAAGGCGGAGCTCGCGGTGGCCCTGAGCCTATCAGAACGCCAG GTGAAGATCTGGTTTCAAAACAGACGAGCCAAAGAAAGGAAAATTAACAAGAAGCGACTCCAGCAGGCTCAGCAGAGCTCATCGTCCACACCGGTCAGCGCAAACACCGCCATGGTCAGCAGCACCAATAACGGCTTGATGACAGACAATATATCGACCAGCATCAAAGAGGAATACTGA